A part of Zonotrichia leucophrys gambelii isolate GWCS_2022_RI chromosome 7, RI_Zleu_2.0, whole genome shotgun sequence genomic DNA contains:
- the TANC1 gene encoding protein TANC1 isoform X5, with the protein MLKAVLKKSREGGKGTRKDPGDCCPENASQVTATSGHNADFPSGEQPGSQDTYRTNLAKGVSMSLPSSPLLPRQSYLMQARASKKSPGPVRKPKYVESPRVPGEAALALQRRPEPGEPSASAKPDKDSSCSPAAQELMTRLGFLLGEGIPTSAHMEEKSEVMGVGASRGVSPCSTLTSSTTSPSTESPCSTLNSCAGRAAAGKGSPCGTISTPSSTLESKDSGIIATITSSSENDDRSGSSLEWSKDGSLRAGKHQGISRDRRTDNCSPVAEEEAVGSSENLPKEVPTGEGPLPYTQSSASLIMPRPNSVAATSSTKLEDLSYLDGQRNTPLRTSIRLPWHNTAGGRVQQEARFIPYKPQDILLKPLLFEVPSITTDSVFVGREWLFHTIEEKLQNPDPAESRGAVITGNVGFGKTAVISRLVALSCHGSRMRQIASNSPNSSPKTGGDSCQEIPLSQLAPCPPASGDTSTMKTLTCPGAPEYKTQAGDSVRRLASKVVAYHYCQADNTYTCLVPEFVHSVAALLCRSHQLTAYRDLLIREPHLQSMLSLRSCVQDPAAAFKRGVLEPLSNLRREQKIPEEDYIILVDGLNDAEFHKPDYGDTISSFITSIIYKFPPWLKLIVTVRTNFQEVINSLPFIAISLDNFPDNKGIHDDLNAYIQYRINNSQEIINNMSLNGKADAATIGKVSNHLIMRSLGSYLYLKLTLDLFQKGHLVIKSASYKVVPVSLSELYLLQCNMKFITNSAFERAQPILNVALASLHPMTDDQIFQAINAGQINSEQQWEDFSQRMEALSCFLIKRRDKTRMFCHPSFREWLVWRAEGENTDFLCEPRNGHALLAFMFSRQEGKLNRQQTMELGHHILKAHIFKGLSKRTGISSSHLQALWIGYSTDGLSTALASLRNIYTPNVKVSRLLILAGANVNYRTEVLNNAPVLCVQSHLGHEEVVTLLLEFGAAIDGTSENGMTALSYAAAAGHMNIVSLLCRKGAKADLADKKGQCALVHSALRGHCGILEFLLGLVWVAPSQEQDALRKRQALHQALTAAASMGHCQVVHYILTVEKDHDMDINDTDALWGETALTAAAGRGKLEVCRLLLGHGAAVSSPSRRGAAPLLCAVRHGHWQIAKLLVEHGADVNLSDKQGRTPLMVASCEGHLSTVEFLLSEGATVSSLDKEGLTALSWACLKGHKEVVQYLVEKGAATDQTDKNGRTPLDLAAFYGDADIVQYLVEKGAMIEHVDHSGMRPLDRAIGCRNTSVVVMLLRKGAKLGNAAWAMATSKPDILLILLQKLMEEGNTLYKKGKMREAAQRYQYALRKFPREGFGEEMKAFTELRVSLYLNLSRCRRKTNDFGMAEEFATKALDLKPKCYEAYYARARAKRNSRKLLAALSDLREATQICPSNQEIKRLLARVEEECKQFQRTQHQKHQCPQLLEHTSNSDNEEEGSVSGDNFNLQDREDELPHPSGSASPPQRLQCSSAASLFSRTLQEGVQKAQCVSPQSRTSNKYLREPGLIMQPTKQAQIVKTNQHLSSIQPGSKPGSSQCSTKPQSSLQHLSHSPMPIRHCGSQQVDETNIFSSGSISTDPTAELHNEKFVPSQRSHPQHHETLSSRSFACKSKPSDTSTASAPMNFSDARQQSPVPSGGSSGSPSSSVILASSSSSFTSASSLSGSVKGLGPDVRLKETNISQAQGTEHRPRSTPFMGIMDKTARFQQQNTQSSRTWHSQAAEGLSTNIASAGIQPSNLEQFSVKHYPTKGSSAGAAPGDGSQSSMQAKEREELTCQTPSHCTESRSPSQGSHLYPDAVAKLPPHSTQDGHLSHGTTAKPKRSFIESNV; encoded by the exons CAAAGCCTGACAAAGACTCAAGCTGTTCTCCTGCAGCACAAGAATTGATGACAAGACTGGGGTTTTTACTGGGAGAAGGGATCCCAACTTCTGCTCACATGGAAGAGAAAAGTGAAGTTATG GGTGTGGGCGCCAGCCGGGGCGTGAGCCCGTGTTCCACCCTCACCAGCAGCACGACGTCGCCCAGCACCGAGAGCCCCTGCTCCACCCTCAACAGCTGCGCGGGCAGGGCAGCGGCCGGCAAGGGCAGCCCCTGCGGCAccatcagcacccccagctccaccCTGGAGAGCAAGGACAGCGGCATTATCG cCACTATAACAAGTTCATCAGAAAATGATGATCGTAGTGGATCCAGCTTAGAATGGAGTAAGGATGGGAGTCTCAGAGCTGGAAAACACCAAGGCATCAGCCGTGATCGAAGAACAGATAATTGTTCACCAGTTGCAGAAGAGGAAGCCGTTGGCTCTTCTGAGAATCTGCCAAAAGAAGTTCCAACGGGAGAGGGTCCCCTTCCTTACACTCAGAGTTCTGCCTCTTTAATAATGCCTCGTCCAAACTCCGTTGCAG CAACAAGTTCAACCAAATTGGAAGATTTGAGTTATTTGGATGGACAAAGAAATACTCCTTTACGAACTTCAATTCGCTTACCTTGGCACAACACCGCTGGCGGGAGAGTGCAGCAGGAAG CTCGTTTCATCCCCTATAAGCCTCAGGACATTTTGCTGAAGCCGCTGTTGTTTGAGGTGCCAAGCATAACCACAGACTCCGTGTTTGTTGGAAGAGAATGGCTGTTTCACACCATTGAAGAAAAACTGCAGAATCCTgacccagcagagagcaggggagCAGTCATTACTggaaatgtgggatttgggaagacTGCAGTCATTTCCCGGCTGGTAGCACTCAGCTGCCATGGAAGTCGCATGAGACAAATAGCCTCCAACAGCCCAAATTCATCTCCTAAAA CAGGTGGTGACTCCTGTCAGGAGATTCCCTTAAGCCAGTtagccccgtgtccccctgcgTCAGGTGACACCAGTACAATGAAGACTCTGACCTGTCCTGGTGCTCCTGAATACAAAACTCAAGCAGGGGATTCTGTGAGACGCCTCGCTTCCAAG GTCGTTGCTTATCATTACTGCCAGGCCGATAACACGTACACGTGCCTCGTGCCCGAGTTTGTGCACAGcgtggcagctctgctgtgccgCTCGCATCAGTTAACAGCGTACAGAGACCTCCTCATCAGAGAGCCTCACCTGCAGAGCATGCTGAGCCTCAGGTCCTGTGTCCAggatccagcagcagcttttaaaaGGGGAGTGTTGGAGCCGCTTTCAAACCTCAGGAGAG agcagaaaattcCTGAGGAAGACTACATAATTTTGGTAGATGGTTTAAATGATGCTGAATTTCATAAACCTGATTATGGTGACACAATTTCTTCATTTATCACAAGTATAATCTATAAGTTTCCTCCCTGGCTGAAGCTCATTGTGACTGTAAGAACTAATTTCCAG GAAGTAATAAATTCACTGCCATTTATTGCAATATCCTTGGATAATTTTCCAGACAACAAAGGAATTCACGATGATTTGAATGCTTATATTCAGTACAGAATTAATAACAGTCAGGAAATTATAAACAACATGTCTTTAAATGGAAAAGCTGATGCAGCTACAATTGGGAAAGTGAGTAACCACCTGATCATGAGAAGCCTGGGATCTTATCTCTATTTGAAACTCACTCTGGATCTTTTCCAAAAAGGTCATTTAGTAATCAAAAGTGCAAGCTACAAGGTTGTTCCTGTGTCTCTGTCAGAGCTGTACTTACTGCAGTGCAATATGAAGTTCATTACAAACTCTGCTTTTGAGCGAGCTCAGCCCATATTGAATGTGGCATtggcatccctgcatcccatgACAGATGACCAGATTTTCCAGGCTATTAATGCAGGACAAATAAACAGTGAACAACAGTGGGAAGACTTCAGCCAGAGGATGGAAGCCCTTTCGTGTTTTCTGATCAAAAGACGTGACAAAACACGCATGTTCTGCCATCCTTCCTTCAGGGAATGGCTTGTCTGGAGAGCAGAAGGTGAAAATACTGACTTCTTATGTGAGCCAAg GAATGGACATGCTCTGCTGGCTTTCATGTTTTCTCGACAGGAGGGAAAGTTAAACCGCCAACAAACCATGGAACTTGGCCATCATATACTTAAAGCTCATATTTTCAAG GGTCTCAGTAAAAGGACCGGAATTTCTTCCAGTCATCTCCAAGCCTTGTGGATTGGTTATAGTACTGATGGACTGTCTACAGCCCTGGCTTCTCTAAGAAACATCTACACACCCAACGTGAAG gtGAGTCGGCTGCTGATTTTGGCAGGAGCAAATGTGAATTACAGAACTGAAGTACTGAATAATGCTCCAGTGCTGTGTGTTCAGTCACACCTTGGGCATGAAGAAGTGGTCACTCTTTTACTCGAGTTTGGAGCTGCTATTGATGGAACTTCAGAAAACGGGATGACAGCCCTTAGTTACGCAGCTGCTGCAGGTCACATGAACATCgtgtcactgctgtgcagaAAAGGTGCAAAG gCCGACCTCGCAGACAAGAAGGGCCAGTGTGCTTTGGTGCACAGTGCACTGAGAGGGCACTGTGGAATCCTGGAGTTCTTGCTGGGCCTGGTTTGGGTGGCTCCCTCCCAAGAGCAGGATGCGCTGAGGAAGCGCCAGGCGCTGCATCAGGCtctcacagcagctgccagcatggggcactgccag GTGGTTCATTACATCTTGACAGTTGAAAAAGACCATGACATGGACATCAATGACACTGATGCCTTGTGGGGAGAAACAG CCCTGACAGCTGCTGCGGGACGAGGGAAGCTGGAGGTGTGCCGCCTGCTGCTCGGGCACGGCGCGgccgtgagcagccccagcaggagagGCGCGGCCCCGCTGCTCTGCGCCGTCCGCCACGGCCACTGGCAg atcGCTAAACTTCTAGTGGAACATGGGGCTGATGTGAATTTAAGTGATAAGCAAGGCCGGACACCACTGATGGTGGCTTCTTGTGAAGGACATCTGAGCACTGTGGAATTTCTCCTTTCTGAAG GTGCAACTGTTTCATCTCTGGACAAGGAAGGACtgacagctctgagctgggcatgTCTGAAAGGCCACAAGGAAGTAGTTCAGTATTTAGTAGAGAAAGGTGCAGCAACTGATCAGACAGACAAAAATGGACGAACACCCCTAGACTTGGCAGCTTTTTATGGGGATGCTGATATT GTGCAGTATTTGGTGGAGAAAGGAGCAATGATTGAGCACGTGGACCACAGTGGCATGAGGCCACTGGACAGAGCGATCGGCTGCCGCAATACCTCCGTTGTGGTCATGCTGCTGAGAAAGGGAGCCAAGCTGG GAAATGCAGCGTGGGCAATGGCCACCTCCAAACCCGATATTCTCCTGATTCTTCTGCAGAAGCTGATGGAAGAAGGAAATACACTCTATAAA AAAGGCAAGATGAGGGAAGCAGCACAGCGCTATCAGTATGCATTGAGGAAATTCCCAAGGGAAGGGTTTGGTGAGGAAATGAAAGCCTTCACTGAGCTGAGAGTTTCATTATACCTGAACTTGTCACGATGTCGCCGCAAAACAAAT GATTTTGGAATGGCTGAAGAGTTTGCTACCAAAGCCTTGGACCTGAAGCCTAAGTGTTACGAGGCCTATTATGCCAGAGCGAGAGCCAAGAGGAACAGCAG AAAACTACTTGCTGCTCTCTCTGACCTACGGGAAGCCACTCAGATATGCCCCAGCAATCAGGAGATAAAACGTCTCTTGGCTCGGGTGGAAGAGGAGTGCAAGCAGTTCCAGAGAACACAGCACCAGAAGCATCAGTGTCCACAGCTGCTTGAACACACCAGCAATTCAGATaatgaggaggaaggaagtgtATCAGGTGATAACTTCAATCTTCAAGACAGGGAAGATGAGCTGCCACACCCCAGTGGATCTGCCTCTCCTCCACAAAGGCTGCAGTGTTCCTCTGCTGCTTCATTATTTAGCAGGACCCTTCAAGAAGGTGTTCAGAAAGCTCAGTGTGTGTCTCCTCAAAGCAGAACAAGCAACAAGTACCTGAGAGAGCCAGGTTTGATTATGCAGCCAACAAAGCAGGCACAGATTGTAAAAACAAATCAGCATctgagctccatccagcctggatcTAAACCAGGAAGCAGTCAATGTAGCACCAAGCCACAATCATCTTTGCAGCATCTTTCCCACAGTCCCATGCCCATCCGGCACTGTGGAAGTCAACAGGTGGATGAGACAAACATATTTTCATCTGGAAGCATTTCCACAGATCCCACTGCTGAACTGCACAATGAGAAGTTTGTGCCCAGCCAGCGTTCACATCCACAGCATCATGAGACTCTCTCTTCTCGTTCTTTTGCTTGTAAATCTAAACCTAGTGACACATCAACAGCCTCTGCTCCAATGAATTTCAGTGACGCGAGGCAGCAAAGCCCTGTACCCAGCGGTGGCTCTTCTGGCTCTCCATCCAGTAGTGTGATTCTTGCCAGCTCATCAAGCAGCTTCACTTCAGCCAGCAGTTTGTCAGGCAGTGTTAAGGGGCTGGGCCCAGATGTTCGACTCAAGGAGACCAACATCAGTCAagctcagggcactgagcaCCGACCTCGCAGTACCCCGTTTATGGGAATCATGGACAAGACTGCAAGGtttcagcagcaaaacacacaaTCTAGTCGCACTTGGCACTCTCAGGCAGCAGAGGGATTGTCCACAAACATTGCTTCTGCAGGCATTCAGCCCTCCAACCTGGAGCAGTTCTCAGTTAAACACTACCCAACGAAGGGATcctctgcaggtgctgccccTGGAGatggcagccagagcagcatgCAAGCAAAAGAACGTGAGGAGCTCACGTGCCAAACCCCTTCCCACTGTACAGAGAGCAGATCACCCAGCCAAGGTTCTCATTTATACCCCGATGCTGTAGCCAAACTGCCACCCCACAGCACTCAGGACGGCCACCTCAGTCACGGCACCACGGCAAAACCAAAGCGCTCGTTCATTGAATCCAATGTATAA
- the TANC1 gene encoding protein TANC1 isoform X3, producing MTMRNHQKGATFKMLKAVLKKSREGGKGTRKDPGDCCPENASQVTATSGHNADFPSGEQPGSQDTYRTNLAKGVSMSLPSSPLLPRQSYLMQARASKKSPGPVRKPKYVESPRVPGEAALALQRRPEPGEPSASAKPDKDSSCSPAAQELMTRLGFLLGEGIPTSAHMEEKSEVMGVGASRGVSPCSTLTSSTTSPSTESPCSTLNSCAGRAAAGKGSPCGTISTPSSTLESKDSGIIATITSSSENDDRSGSSLEWSKDGSLRAGKHQGISRDRRTDNCSPVAEEEAVGSSENLPKEVPTGEGPLPYTQSSASLIMPRPNSVAATSSTKLEDLSYLDGQRNTPLRTSIRLPWHNTAGGRVQQEARFIPYKPQDILLKPLLFEVPSITTDSVFVGREWLFHTIEEKLQNPDPAESRGAVITGNVGFGKTAVISRLVALSCHGSRMRQIASNSPNSSPKTGGDSCQEIPLSQLAPCPPASGDTSTMKTLTCPGAPEYKTQAGDSVRRLASKVVAYHYCQADNTYTCLVPEFVHSVAALLCRSHQLTAYRDLLIREPHLQSMLSLRSCVQDPAAAFKRGVLEPLSNLRREQKIPEEDYIILVDGLNDAEFHKPDYGDTISSFITSIIYKFPPWLKLIVTVRTNFQEVINSLPFIAISLDNFPDNKGIHDDLNAYIQYRINNSQEIINNMSLNGKADAATIGKVSNHLIMRSLGSYLYLKLTLDLFQKGHLVIKSASYKVVPVSLSELYLLQCNMKFITNSAFERAQPILNVALASLHPMTDDQIFQAINAGQINSEQQWEDFSQRMEALSCFLIKRRDKTRMFCHPSFREWLVWRAEGENTDFLCEPRNGHALLAFMFSRQEGKLNRQQTMELGHHILKAHIFKGLSKRTGISSSHLQALWIGYSTDGLSTALASLRNIYTPNVKVSRLLILAGANVNYRTEVLNNAPVLCVQSHLGHEEVVTLLLEFGAAIDGTSENGMTALSYAAAAGHMNIVSLLCRKGAKADLADKKGQCALVHSALRGHCGILEFLLGLVWVAPSQEQDALRKRQALHQALTAAASMGHCQVVHYILTVEKDHDMDINDTDALWGETALTAAAGRGKLEVCRLLLGHGAAVSSPSRRGAAPLLCAVRHGHWQIAKLLVEHGADVNLSDKQGRTPLMVASCEGHLSTVEFLLSEGATVSSLDKEGLTALSWACLKGHKEVVQYLVEKGAATDQTDKNGRTPLDLAAFYGDADIVQYLVEKGAMIEHVDHSGMRPLDRAIGCRNTSVVVMLLRKGAKLGNAAWAMATSKPDILLILLQKLMEEGNTLYKKGKMREAAQRYQYALRKFPREGFGEEMKAFTELRVSLYLNLSRCRRKTNDFGMAEEFATKALDLKPKCYEAYYARARAKRNSRKLLAALSDLREATQICPSNQEIKRLLARVEEECKQFQRTQHQKHQCPQLLEHTSNSDNEEEGSVSGDNFNLQDREDELPHPSGSASPPQRLQCSSAASLFSRTLQEGVQKAQCVSPQSRTSNKYLREPGLIMQPTKQAQIVKTNQHLSSIQPGSKPGSSQCSTKPQSSLQHLSHSPMPIRHCGSQQVDETNIFSSGSISTDPTAELHNEKFVPSQRSHPQHHETLSSRSFACKSKPSDTSTASAPMNFSDARQQSPVPSGGSSGSPSSSVILASSSSSFTSASSLSGSVKGLGPDVRLKETNISQAQGTEHRPRSTPFMGIMDKTARFQQQNTQSSRTWHSQAAEGLSTNIASAGIQPSNLEQFSVKHYPTKGSSAGAAPGDGSQSSMQAKEREELTCQTPSHCTESRSPSQGSHLYPDAVAKLPPHSTQDGHLSHGTTAKPKRSFIESNV from the exons CAAAGCCTGACAAAGACTCAAGCTGTTCTCCTGCAGCACAAGAATTGATGACAAGACTGGGGTTTTTACTGGGAGAAGGGATCCCAACTTCTGCTCACATGGAAGAGAAAAGTGAAGTTATG GGTGTGGGCGCCAGCCGGGGCGTGAGCCCGTGTTCCACCCTCACCAGCAGCACGACGTCGCCCAGCACCGAGAGCCCCTGCTCCACCCTCAACAGCTGCGCGGGCAGGGCAGCGGCCGGCAAGGGCAGCCCCTGCGGCAccatcagcacccccagctccaccCTGGAGAGCAAGGACAGCGGCATTATCG cCACTATAACAAGTTCATCAGAAAATGATGATCGTAGTGGATCCAGCTTAGAATGGAGTAAGGATGGGAGTCTCAGAGCTGGAAAACACCAAGGCATCAGCCGTGATCGAAGAACAGATAATTGTTCACCAGTTGCAGAAGAGGAAGCCGTTGGCTCTTCTGAGAATCTGCCAAAAGAAGTTCCAACGGGAGAGGGTCCCCTTCCTTACACTCAGAGTTCTGCCTCTTTAATAATGCCTCGTCCAAACTCCGTTGCAG CAACAAGTTCAACCAAATTGGAAGATTTGAGTTATTTGGATGGACAAAGAAATACTCCTTTACGAACTTCAATTCGCTTACCTTGGCACAACACCGCTGGCGGGAGAGTGCAGCAGGAAG CTCGTTTCATCCCCTATAAGCCTCAGGACATTTTGCTGAAGCCGCTGTTGTTTGAGGTGCCAAGCATAACCACAGACTCCGTGTTTGTTGGAAGAGAATGGCTGTTTCACACCATTGAAGAAAAACTGCAGAATCCTgacccagcagagagcaggggagCAGTCATTACTggaaatgtgggatttgggaagacTGCAGTCATTTCCCGGCTGGTAGCACTCAGCTGCCATGGAAGTCGCATGAGACAAATAGCCTCCAACAGCCCAAATTCATCTCCTAAAA CAGGTGGTGACTCCTGTCAGGAGATTCCCTTAAGCCAGTtagccccgtgtccccctgcgTCAGGTGACACCAGTACAATGAAGACTCTGACCTGTCCTGGTGCTCCTGAATACAAAACTCAAGCAGGGGATTCTGTGAGACGCCTCGCTTCCAAG GTCGTTGCTTATCATTACTGCCAGGCCGATAACACGTACACGTGCCTCGTGCCCGAGTTTGTGCACAGcgtggcagctctgctgtgccgCTCGCATCAGTTAACAGCGTACAGAGACCTCCTCATCAGAGAGCCTCACCTGCAGAGCATGCTGAGCCTCAGGTCCTGTGTCCAggatccagcagcagcttttaaaaGGGGAGTGTTGGAGCCGCTTTCAAACCTCAGGAGAG agcagaaaattcCTGAGGAAGACTACATAATTTTGGTAGATGGTTTAAATGATGCTGAATTTCATAAACCTGATTATGGTGACACAATTTCTTCATTTATCACAAGTATAATCTATAAGTTTCCTCCCTGGCTGAAGCTCATTGTGACTGTAAGAACTAATTTCCAG GAAGTAATAAATTCACTGCCATTTATTGCAATATCCTTGGATAATTTTCCAGACAACAAAGGAATTCACGATGATTTGAATGCTTATATTCAGTACAGAATTAATAACAGTCAGGAAATTATAAACAACATGTCTTTAAATGGAAAAGCTGATGCAGCTACAATTGGGAAAGTGAGTAACCACCTGATCATGAGAAGCCTGGGATCTTATCTCTATTTGAAACTCACTCTGGATCTTTTCCAAAAAGGTCATTTAGTAATCAAAAGTGCAAGCTACAAGGTTGTTCCTGTGTCTCTGTCAGAGCTGTACTTACTGCAGTGCAATATGAAGTTCATTACAAACTCTGCTTTTGAGCGAGCTCAGCCCATATTGAATGTGGCATtggcatccctgcatcccatgACAGATGACCAGATTTTCCAGGCTATTAATGCAGGACAAATAAACAGTGAACAACAGTGGGAAGACTTCAGCCAGAGGATGGAAGCCCTTTCGTGTTTTCTGATCAAAAGACGTGACAAAACACGCATGTTCTGCCATCCTTCCTTCAGGGAATGGCTTGTCTGGAGAGCAGAAGGTGAAAATACTGACTTCTTATGTGAGCCAAg GAATGGACATGCTCTGCTGGCTTTCATGTTTTCTCGACAGGAGGGAAAGTTAAACCGCCAACAAACCATGGAACTTGGCCATCATATACTTAAAGCTCATATTTTCAAG GGTCTCAGTAAAAGGACCGGAATTTCTTCCAGTCATCTCCAAGCCTTGTGGATTGGTTATAGTACTGATGGACTGTCTACAGCCCTGGCTTCTCTAAGAAACATCTACACACCCAACGTGAAG gtGAGTCGGCTGCTGATTTTGGCAGGAGCAAATGTGAATTACAGAACTGAAGTACTGAATAATGCTCCAGTGCTGTGTGTTCAGTCACACCTTGGGCATGAAGAAGTGGTCACTCTTTTACTCGAGTTTGGAGCTGCTATTGATGGAACTTCAGAAAACGGGATGACAGCCCTTAGTTACGCAGCTGCTGCAGGTCACATGAACATCgtgtcactgctgtgcagaAAAGGTGCAAAG gCCGACCTCGCAGACAAGAAGGGCCAGTGTGCTTTGGTGCACAGTGCACTGAGAGGGCACTGTGGAATCCTGGAGTTCTTGCTGGGCCTGGTTTGGGTGGCTCCCTCCCAAGAGCAGGATGCGCTGAGGAAGCGCCAGGCGCTGCATCAGGCtctcacagcagctgccagcatggggcactgccag GTGGTTCATTACATCTTGACAGTTGAAAAAGACCATGACATGGACATCAATGACACTGATGCCTTGTGGGGAGAAACAG CCCTGACAGCTGCTGCGGGACGAGGGAAGCTGGAGGTGTGCCGCCTGCTGCTCGGGCACGGCGCGgccgtgagcagccccagcaggagagGCGCGGCCCCGCTGCTCTGCGCCGTCCGCCACGGCCACTGGCAg atcGCTAAACTTCTAGTGGAACATGGGGCTGATGTGAATTTAAGTGATAAGCAAGGCCGGACACCACTGATGGTGGCTTCTTGTGAAGGACATCTGAGCACTGTGGAATTTCTCCTTTCTGAAG GTGCAACTGTTTCATCTCTGGACAAGGAAGGACtgacagctctgagctgggcatgTCTGAAAGGCCACAAGGAAGTAGTTCAGTATTTAGTAGAGAAAGGTGCAGCAACTGATCAGACAGACAAAAATGGACGAACACCCCTAGACTTGGCAGCTTTTTATGGGGATGCTGATATT GTGCAGTATTTGGTGGAGAAAGGAGCAATGATTGAGCACGTGGACCACAGTGGCATGAGGCCACTGGACAGAGCGATCGGCTGCCGCAATACCTCCGTTGTGGTCATGCTGCTGAGAAAGGGAGCCAAGCTGG GAAATGCAGCGTGGGCAATGGCCACCTCCAAACCCGATATTCTCCTGATTCTTCTGCAGAAGCTGATGGAAGAAGGAAATACACTCTATAAA AAAGGCAAGATGAGGGAAGCAGCACAGCGCTATCAGTATGCATTGAGGAAATTCCCAAGGGAAGGGTTTGGTGAGGAAATGAAAGCCTTCACTGAGCTGAGAGTTTCATTATACCTGAACTTGTCACGATGTCGCCGCAAAACAAAT GATTTTGGAATGGCTGAAGAGTTTGCTACCAAAGCCTTGGACCTGAAGCCTAAGTGTTACGAGGCCTATTATGCCAGAGCGAGAGCCAAGAGGAACAGCAG AAAACTACTTGCTGCTCTCTCTGACCTACGGGAAGCCACTCAGATATGCCCCAGCAATCAGGAGATAAAACGTCTCTTGGCTCGGGTGGAAGAGGAGTGCAAGCAGTTCCAGAGAACACAGCACCAGAAGCATCAGTGTCCACAGCTGCTTGAACACACCAGCAATTCAGATaatgaggaggaaggaagtgtATCAGGTGATAACTTCAATCTTCAAGACAGGGAAGATGAGCTGCCACACCCCAGTGGATCTGCCTCTCCTCCACAAAGGCTGCAGTGTTCCTCTGCTGCTTCATTATTTAGCAGGACCCTTCAAGAAGGTGTTCAGAAAGCTCAGTGTGTGTCTCCTCAAAGCAGAACAAGCAACAAGTACCTGAGAGAGCCAGGTTTGATTATGCAGCCAACAAAGCAGGCACAGATTGTAAAAACAAATCAGCATctgagctccatccagcctggatcTAAACCAGGAAGCAGTCAATGTAGCACCAAGCCACAATCATCTTTGCAGCATCTTTCCCACAGTCCCATGCCCATCCGGCACTGTGGAAGTCAACAGGTGGATGAGACAAACATATTTTCATCTGGAAGCATTTCCACAGATCCCACTGCTGAACTGCACAATGAGAAGTTTGTGCCCAGCCAGCGTTCACATCCACAGCATCATGAGACTCTCTCTTCTCGTTCTTTTGCTTGTAAATCTAAACCTAGTGACACATCAACAGCCTCTGCTCCAATGAATTTCAGTGACGCGAGGCAGCAAAGCCCTGTACCCAGCGGTGGCTCTTCTGGCTCTCCATCCAGTAGTGTGATTCTTGCCAGCTCATCAAGCAGCTTCACTTCAGCCAGCAGTTTGTCAGGCAGTGTTAAGGGGCTGGGCCCAGATGTTCGACTCAAGGAGACCAACATCAGTCAagctcagggcactgagcaCCGACCTCGCAGTACCCCGTTTATGGGAATCATGGACAAGACTGCAAGGtttcagcagcaaaacacacaaTCTAGTCGCACTTGGCACTCTCAGGCAGCAGAGGGATTGTCCACAAACATTGCTTCTGCAGGCATTCAGCCCTCCAACCTGGAGCAGTTCTCAGTTAAACACTACCCAACGAAGGGATcctctgcaggtgctgccccTGGAGatggcagccagagcagcatgCAAGCAAAAGAACGTGAGGAGCTCACGTGCCAAACCCCTTCCCACTGTACAGAGAGCAGATCACCCAGCCAAGGTTCTCATTTATACCCCGATGCTGTAGCCAAACTGCCACCCCACAGCACTCAGGACGGCCACCTCAGTCACGGCACCACGGCAAAACCAAAGCGCTCGTTCATTGAATCCAATGTATAA